In the genome of Ignavibacteriales bacterium, one region contains:
- a CDS encoding SBBP repeat-containing protein has translation MKKFLLIIATIFLGFITSTFSQISFEWIKTFNGPNNGYDNLSAIALDDSGNIYVTGNASKCTTLKYNPLGEIQWIREYDNPDSNGVLSVGISIDNFNNVFVIGKHFQNSVGYHIPVIVKYNSDGEIIWEKELLIQVSWPLFLKFDSVGNIYLVGEVYQNGNDMFVTKLNLNGNQEWYKNFDISGDHDLLWDATIDTNGNVYLLGSIDGNILDIVTLKIDTNGETIWSQIFDGGFGDLPSAITLLDDNKNLIVVGDSDGGNNLLIIKYDSAGVPIWTKTFNTNGSSDHHNCRVLRDAENNIYITGACYQNGWKILTVKYNSDGEMQWYNMFQPPSSNIINNIFIQSGDDGKIFVAGNAGYYSIPYNIYDFITIEYNKLGELERFVKYNGTGNGDDQVSGMVSDRFGNIFVAGTSYRSGTYDDYLIIKYNPTITDLEDDKETLIEDYYLLQNYPNPFNPKTKISWQSPVGSHQRLKVYDMLGNEVSTLVDEFREAGRYETEFDASNLSSGVYFYQLCSGNIMFTKKMLLIK, from the coding sequence ATGAAAAAATTTTTGTTAATTATTGCAACAATTTTTTTAGGCTTCATCACTTCTACTTTTTCACAAATATCATTTGAATGGATTAAAACATTTAATGGTCCAAACAATGGGTATGATAACCTAAGTGCAATAGCTCTAGATGATTCAGGCAATATTTATGTCACTGGCAATGCTTCAAAATGTACGACCCTTAAATATAATCCCTTAGGTGAAATTCAATGGATAAGAGAATATGATAATCCAGATAGTAATGGAGTTCTTTCAGTTGGAATCAGTATAGACAATTTTAATAACGTATTTGTTATTGGCAAGCATTTCCAAAATTCCGTTGGTTACCATATTCCAGTGATTGTTAAATATAATAGTGATGGCGAAATAATCTGGGAAAAGGAATTGTTAATTCAAGTTTCATGGCCACTTTTCTTAAAATTTGATTCCGTTGGTAATATATATTTAGTTGGAGAAGTTTATCAAAATGGAAACGACATGTTCGTTACTAAATTAAATTTAAATGGTAATCAGGAATGGTATAAGAACTTTGATATCAGTGGAGATCATGATCTATTATGGGATGCTACCATTGACACAAATGGGAATGTTTACTTGCTTGGAAGCATTGACGGAAATATTCTGGATATAGTTACTTTGAAAATTGATACAAATGGTGAGACAATATGGAGTCAAATATTCGATGGTGGATTTGGAGATCTTCCGAGTGCCATAACATTATTAGATGACAATAAAAATTTGATAGTAGTTGGCGATTCGGATGGAGGTAATAATCTATTGATAATCAAATATGATAGTGCGGGTGTCCCGATATGGACAAAAACTTTTAATACAAATGGGAGTTCTGATCATCATAATTGTAGGGTTTTAAGAGACGCTGAAAATAATATTTACATTACTGGTGCTTGCTACCAAAATGGTTGGAAAATCTTGACAGTCAAATACAACTCCGATGGTGAAATGCAATGGTATAATATGTTTCAACCACCAAGTTCTAATATCATTAATAATATTTTCATTCAGAGTGGCGATGACGGAAAAATATTTGTTGCAGGAAATGCTGGATATTACTCTATTCCTTATAATATTTATGATTTCATAACGATTGAGTATAATAAACTTGGAGAACTTGAAAGATTTGTAAAATACAATGGTACTGGGAATGGTGACGATCAAGTTTCCGGGATGGTTAGCGATCGATTCGGAAACATTTTTGTAGCTGGCACTAGTTACCGGAGTGGAACCTATGATGATTATCTAATAATTAAATATAACCCAACTATTACTGATTTGGAAGATGATAAAGAAACACTTATTGAAGACTATTATCTACTACAAAACTACCCTAATCCGTTTAATCCAAAGACAAAGATAAGTTGGCAGTCACCAGTTGGCAGTCATCAAAGATTAAAGGTATATGATATGTTGGGAAATGAAGTATCAACACTTGTAGATGAATTTAGAGAAGCAGGCAGGTATGAAACAGAGTTTGATGCAAGTAATTTATCAAGTGGAGTTTATTTTTATCAGCTCTGTTCCGGTAATATTATGTTTACTAAAAAAATGTTGCTAATTAAATAA
- a CDS encoding aminotransferase class I/II-fold pyridoxal phosphate-dependent enzyme, with translation MSLSLIAKSIKASPTLKLNEKFAILKEKGDPVIHLGGGEPKSKAPMDALLATVAHVNTGEVRYAPADGIPALKQAIIRYTEEYYERKVGPLNVIASSGAKQAIMVAMQAILNPQEEILYPAPYWVSYPDMAKLVGAIPVAALPEDGTFYPTINDITSRVGSYTKAIIINSPNNPTGAMYSEDFIGEVVEFCEKKDIWLIMDDIYHRLVFDGKKPINVFKFAKKQDENSKIIIINGVSKQYAMTGYRIGWAVGNKKVIEAMSNIQGHQTSGPSVLLQKAAVGAINGIQSGVESLRATLENNRNVMIDLLKSFNGVRVTKPDGTFYCFADFSVYNKDSNKLSEFLIDKVQVLTVPGKEFGLDGYLRLSYCGGIKDIQEGIERMKWALDPDSPNELYIGDRKLVRDWS, from the coding sequence ATGAGTCTAAGTTTAATAGCCAAATCGATCAAAGCCTCCCCCACTCTCAAACTAAACGAGAAATTTGCCATACTGAAAGAAAAAGGTGACCCGGTAATTCATCTCGGCGGAGGCGAACCAAAAAGCAAAGCACCGATGGATGCTTTGCTTGCAACTGTTGCTCACGTTAATACGGGCGAAGTTCGTTATGCACCTGCTGACGGAATACCTGCTCTCAAACAAGCTATCATTCGTTATACAGAAGAGTACTATGAAAGAAAGGTTGGTCCGTTAAATGTAATTGCATCAAGCGGCGCAAAGCAGGCAATAATGGTTGCTATGCAGGCAATACTAAATCCGCAGGAAGAAATTTTATATCCCGCACCTTACTGGGTTAGTTATCCGGATATGGCAAAACTTGTCGGCGCAATTCCGGTTGCAGCACTTCCTGAAGACGGAACTTTCTATCCAACAATAAATGATATTACCAGCCGTGTTGGTTCATATACGAAAGCGATAATCATTAACAGTCCGAACAATCCTACCGGCGCAATGTACTCGGAAGATTTTATCGGCGAAGTAGTTGAGTTCTGTGAAAAGAAAGATATCTGGCTGATTATGGATGACATCTATCACAGGTTAGTATTCGATGGTAAAAAACCGATCAACGTTTTTAAGTTCGCGAAGAAGCAGGACGAAAACTCAAAGATCATTATCATCAACGGAGTTTCAAAACAATACGCGATGACAGGATACAGAATCGGCTGGGCTGTCGGTAATAAAAAAGTAATTGAAGCCATGAGCAATATACAGGGACATCAGACTTCTGGTCCATCTGTACTTTTACAGAAAGCCGCAGTTGGTGCAATCAATGGTATTCAATCAGGAGTTGAAAGCCTTCGCGCAACTCTTGAGAATAACCGCAATGTGATGATCGATCTTCTTAAATCATTTAACGGTGTAAGAGTAACAAAACCTGACGGAACATTTTATTGCTTCGCGGATTTTTCAGTTTACAATAAAGACTCAAACAAACTTTCAGAATTTTTAATTGATAAAGTCCAGGTCTTAACAGTACCGGGAAAAGAATTCGGTCTTGACGGATATCTTCGCCTGAGTTACTGTGGTGGAATAAAAGATATCCAGGAAGGTATTGAGAGAATGAAATGGGCACTCGATCCTGATTCCCCAAATGAACTTTACATCGGCGACAGAAAATTAGTGAGGGACTGGTCATGA